A genomic window from Terrisporobacter glycolicus ATCC 14880 = DSM 1288 includes:
- a CDS encoding FtsX-like permease family protein, whose product MNFFKLSFMNLKQNLKNYGMYIFSMVFSIVVFYNFITLMFSEQFRQIQDLNVISSLAGVCALVLCLFFVFFISYSSSFFIEQRKKEFGIYTFMGVENNKIALLFAGEGLLTGIIALAGGILGGILTNKLFLMALAKISKVSTVMRFEISKEAILITSLIFLCILVCVFIKEYIVLLKTDITKLINATNIYQSDNSKNKTLQGILGLIVIVLAYAVILYYKRYNIPFPIAIFATVIMVIIGTMLLFKGFFTFLVSKLINNKNFLYKNTNVLSYNNIIFRIRDNNKVLGQIAVLITCCLTCVIVSIATRTVFTEGKESEYPYSITYEGNLDNKVVQEALNKSDEKVDFKLQTELMYIDITENGKKESPFMFAGNMDFIKYSDIKKICEYRDLDNENKFLNTQIKDNEAILIIPKNLINAFDFKVDFDLGNKNIKIIDYYAMNLFGFFRGNLPSVIVNDSTFNSLKKDLNKDTENISCITLENFDNSANIVKDIKKNSNMKPYSVDNFNEDRYNFINAIYFIGLFMSLVFIISVGSIMYFKCISDASKDKPRFDTLRKIGTNQEYINKSIYKQVGIFFLFPAIVAIVHSAVASYAVTNLFNQDGRFSTILTTGIFSVIYFIYYLLTSKKYISLTK is encoded by the coding sequence ATGAACTTCTTTAAACTTTCCTTTATGAACTTAAAACAAAATTTGAAAAACTATGGAATGTACATATTTTCTATGGTATTTTCTATTGTAGTATTTTATAACTTTATAACATTGATGTTTAGTGAACAATTTAGACAGATACAGGATTTAAATGTAATATCATCTTTAGCAGGTGTTTGTGCATTAGTATTGTGTTTATTTTTCGTGTTTTTTATTTCTTATTCAAGTAGTTTTTTTATAGAGCAAAGAAAAAAAGAATTTGGTATTTACACTTTTATGGGTGTTGAAAATAATAAAATAGCTTTACTATTTGCTGGTGAAGGATTGCTAACAGGTATAATAGCTTTAGCTGGTGGTATACTTGGTGGAATTTTAACTAATAAATTATTTTTAATGGCATTGGCTAAAATTTCTAAAGTAAGCACTGTGATGAGGTTTGAAATTTCAAAAGAAGCCATTTTAATAACTAGTTTAATTTTTTTATGTATATTAGTCTGTGTTTTTATTAAAGAATATATAGTTTTATTAAAAACTGATATAACAAAACTTATTAATGCAACAAATATATATCAAAGTGATAATAGTAAAAATAAGACTTTACAAGGTATTTTAGGATTAATAGTTATAGTTTTAGCTTATGCTGTGATTTTATATTACAAAAGATATAATATACCATTTCCAATTGCCATATTTGCTACAGTAATTATGGTTATAATAGGAACAATGCTATTGTTTAAAGGATTTTTCACCTTTTTAGTGTCAAAATTAATTAATAATAAAAACTTCTTATATAAAAATACTAATGTATTAAGTTACAATAATATAATTTTTAGAATAAGAGATAATAATAAAGTTCTAGGTCAAATTGCAGTATTAATAACTTGTTGCTTAACTTGTGTAATAGTATCTATTGCCACTAGGACTGTTTTTACTGAAGGTAAAGAATCTGAATATCCATACAGTATAACCTATGAAGGAAATTTAGATAATAAGGTTGTTCAAGAAGCTTTAAACAAAAGTGATGAGAAGGTTGATTTTAAACTACAAACTGAGCTTATGTATATTGATATTACTGAAAATGGTAAAAAAGAATCACCGTTTATGTTTGCAGGTAATATGGATTTTATAAAATATTCAGATATAAAAAAAATATGTGAGTATAGAGACCTGGATAATGAGAATAAATTTTTAAATACACAGATAAAAGATAATGAAGCAATATTAATAATTCCTAAAAACTTAATAAATGCCTTTGACTTTAAAGTGGATTTTGATTTAGGTAATAAAAATATTAAAATAATTGACTATTATGCAATGAATTTATTTGGATTTTTTAGAGGTAATCTTCCATCTGTTATTGTAAACGATAGTACATTTAATTCTTTAAAAAAAGACTTAAATAAAGATACAGAAAATATATCTTGTATCACCTTAGAAAACTTTGATAATAGTGCCAATATAGTGAAAGATATAAAGAAAAACAGTAATATGAAACCTTATAGTGTAGATAATTTCAATGAAGATAGGTATAATTTTATAAATGCAATTTACTTTATAGGTCTATTTATGTCATTGGTATTTATAATATCTGTAGGAAGTATTATGTACTTTAAATGTATTTCTGATGCAAGTAAAGATAAGCCAAGATTTGATACATTGAGAAAAATCGGAACAAATCAAGAATATATTAATAAATCTATTTATAAACAAGTGGGAATATTTTTCTTATTTCCAGCTATAGTAGCTATTGTTCATAGCGCAGTAGCTAGTTATGCAGTAACAAATTTGTTTAACCAAGATGGAAGATTCTCTACAATATTAACCACTGGCATTTTCTCAGTAATTTATTTTATTTATTACTTACTAACTTCAAAAAAATATATATCTTTAACAAAATAA
- a CDS encoding DUF2628 domain-containing protein, with product MAEDNRFIYCSKCGKKSSKDAKFCTNCGNKLITIEDSIKSTTENIKDAIKNNETYRSFTDNNYDENYRADFDNRDMVKFIQTKEEYYIPKFKEIQEIYKSTSWNWAAFFFNSWWFLYRKMYVIGFGLIVADILIGLLMPTVSLIASIAIAVISGLYGNIAYLKHIQKQLNSFTNMGEDIKQRLILNKGGVNIAIPIILAIITIVFLLLIGALGTFLFMFSSPYYY from the coding sequence ATGGCTGAAGATAATAGGTTCATATATTGCTCAAAATGTGGGAAAAAAAGTTCAAAAGATGCTAAGTTTTGTACAAATTGTGGAAATAAATTAATAACAATAGAGGATAGTATAAAAAGTACTACTGAAAATATTAAAGATGCTATAAAAAATAATGAAACATATAGAAGTTTTACAGATAATAATTATGATGAAAATTATAGAGCTGACTTTGATAATAGAGATATGGTTAAATTTATACAAACGAAAGAAGAATATTATATACCTAAATTTAAGGAAATCCAAGAGATATATAAATCTACTAGTTGGAACTGGGCTGCATTTTTCTTCAATTCATGGTGGTTTTTATATAGAAAAATGTATGTTATAGGTTTTGGACTTATTGTAGCAGATATATTAATTGGATTGCTGATGCCAACTGTATCATTAATTGCAAGTATAGCCATAGCAGTGATTTCAGGATTATATGGAAATATAGCTTATTTAAAACATATACAAAAGCAATTAAATTCTTTCACTAATATGGGAGAGGATATAAAGCAAAGATTAATATTAAATAAAGGTGGAGTTAATATAGCAATACCAATAATATTAGCTATAATTACCATAGTTTTTTTATTATTGATAGGTGCATTAGGAACATTTTTATTTATGTTCTCTTCTCCATATTATTACTAA
- a CDS encoding folate family ECF transporter S component, giving the protein MNKKFNVKRLVQTSLLVALQIILTRFCSIQTPIVRIGFGFLPVAIIAIMYGPIWSGVANGIADIIGVVLFPTGAFFPGFTLTAILSGIVYGVFLHNKAVTWTRIIGTVLVIDIILNLGLDTYWLSILMGKGFIGLLPTRLLKEAIMIPLKVITIGIVWKKFIVKLPKFSQAI; this is encoded by the coding sequence ATGAATAAAAAATTTAATGTTAAAAGACTAGTTCAGACTAGTTTATTAGTTGCATTACAAATAATATTAACTAGATTTTGCTCTATACAAACGCCTATAGTTAGAATAGGATTCGGTTTTTTACCGGTGGCTATAATTGCTATTATGTACGGACCAATATGGTCTGGTGTTGCAAATGGTATAGCAGATATTATAGGTGTAGTACTATTTCCAACAGGAGCTTTTTTCCCAGGATTTACACTTACGGCCATATTGTCGGGAATAGTATATGGAGTATTTTTACATAATAAGGCAGTTACGTGGACAAGAATAATAGGAACTGTTTTAGTTATAGATATAATTTTAAATTTAGGTCTTGATACTTATTGGTTATCTATTTTAATGGGTAAAGGATTTATAGGATTATTACCAACGCGTTTACTTAAAGAAGCTATTATGATACCGTTAAAAGTTATAACAATAGGTATTGTTTGGAAAAAATTTATAGTGAAATTACCTAAATTTTCACAAGCTATATAA
- the gcvPA gene encoding aminomethyl-transferring glycine dehydrogenase subunit GcvPA codes for MIECMELKRTKLFSTHEKLNAKMFEFAGWEMPLEYASATKEHDYVRRSAGLFDVSHMGEVEVKGKEAFNFIQYLITNDITNLKAEEIIYSPMCYENGMAVDDLLVYMIEEENYLLVINAGNIDKDYEWIKNQSEEFDVNISNVSNYVSQLAIQGPKAEEILSKLVNINLNDIEFYKFKNNIEVCGEKCIVSRTGYTGEDGFEIYCDENVVEKIWNDILEVGKDSITPAGLGARDTLRAEVNLPLYGHEISEEISPLEGGLGIFVKLNKENFIGKEALIGLKSQETQRKLVAFEMQGKGMIRSGYEVEVDDKVIGFVTTGLKSPTLDKFIGMAIIDSNYAKVGNEIGVRVRKKLVSAVIVKRPFYKKQYKKSEIIKEEYKQYSYIPATHEDEEKMLKACKVNTIDDLFSDIPDSLKLKRDLQLEESKSELEVSQIVKNIADKNISTEELTCFLGAGAYDHYVPSIIKHITSRSEFYTAYTPYQAEISQGTLQSIFEFQSMIAEITKMDIANASMYDGATAAVEGCLLAVSKTRRKKVVVGKTVHPETRKILKTYLQFNNCEVVEVDYDRELGMTDLNRLNEVVDENTACVLLQNPNFFGVIEDVDEVGQIAHGKKAMYVLSVNPITLSVLKSPGEVGADVAVGDAQPLGNALNYGGPYVGFLAIKSGLIRKMPGRVVGQTVDRDGNRCYCLTLQTREQHVRREKATSNICSNQGLCALNSAIYMATMGKKGYEEVAMQNIQKSHHAYKKISKGGKFQILFKGKFFNEFVMKSPIEIKELNKKLLENNILGGYDLGKDYPELADCTMICVTEKRSADEIDKLMRIMEGM; via the coding sequence ATGATAGAATGTATGGAGTTAAAAAGAACTAAGTTATTTTCTACACATGAAAAATTAAATGCAAAAATGTTTGAATTTGCAGGATGGGAAATGCCATTAGAGTATGCAAGTGCAACTAAAGAACATGACTATGTAAGAAGAAGTGCTGGGCTATTTGATGTTTCTCACATGGGAGAAGTTGAAGTCAAGGGAAAAGAAGCATTTAATTTTATACAGTATTTAATTACAAATGACATTACAAACCTGAAAGCAGAAGAGATTATATACTCACCAATGTGTTATGAAAATGGAATGGCAGTAGATGATTTGTTAGTTTATATGATAGAAGAAGAAAATTATTTACTAGTAATTAATGCTGGTAATATAGATAAAGATTATGAATGGATTAAAAATCAAAGTGAAGAATTTGATGTAAATATAAGTAACGTATCTAATTATGTTTCTCAATTGGCAATACAAGGTCCAAAAGCTGAAGAAATATTATCTAAGTTAGTAAATATAAATTTAAATGATATAGAATTTTATAAATTCAAAAATAATATAGAGGTTTGTGGAGAAAAATGTATAGTTTCAAGAACAGGTTATACTGGTGAAGACGGATTTGAAATATACTGCGATGAAAATGTAGTAGAGAAAATATGGAATGATATTTTGGAAGTAGGAAAAGATAGCATAACACCAGCAGGTCTTGGGGCTAGAGATACTTTAAGAGCAGAGGTGAATTTACCTCTTTATGGCCATGAAATAAGTGAAGAAATATCTCCTCTAGAAGGTGGGTTAGGAATATTTGTTAAACTGAATAAAGAAAATTTTATAGGTAAAGAAGCTTTAATTGGTTTAAAGTCACAGGAAACTCAAAGAAAATTAGTTGCTTTTGAAATGCAAGGAAAAGGTATGATAAGAAGTGGCTATGAAGTAGAAGTAGATGATAAAGTTATAGGATTTGTTACTACTGGACTTAAATCTCCTACTTTAGACAAATTTATAGGAATGGCAATTATAGATAGTAATTATGCCAAAGTTGGAAATGAAATAGGAGTAAGAGTAAGAAAAAAACTTGTAAGTGCAGTAATAGTAAAAAGACCTTTTTATAAAAAACAATATAAAAAATCTGAAATAATAAAGGAAGAATATAAGCAATATTCATATATACCAGCGACTCATGAAGATGAAGAAAAAATGCTTAAAGCATGTAAAGTAAATACAATAGACGATCTATTCTCAGACATACCTGACAGTTTAAAATTAAAAAGAGATTTACAGTTAGAAGAATCAAAATCAGAATTAGAAGTTAGTCAAATAGTAAAAAACATAGCAGATAAAAATATAAGTACAGAAGAATTAACTTGCTTTTTAGGAGCAGGGGCTTATGATCATTATGTTCCTTCGATCATAAAACATATTACATCAAGAAGTGAATTTTACACAGCATATACACCATATCAAGCAGAAATAAGCCAAGGAACATTACAAAGTATATTTGAATTCCAATCAATGATAGCAGAAATAACAAAAATGGATATAGCAAATGCATCTATGTATGATGGTGCAACAGCAGCAGTGGAAGGATGCTTATTAGCAGTTTCAAAAACTAGACGTAAAAAAGTAGTAGTAGGAAAAACTGTTCATCCAGAAACAAGAAAAATATTAAAAACTTATTTACAATTTAATAATTGTGAAGTTGTGGAAGTTGATTATGATAGGGAGTTAGGTATGACGGATTTAAATAGATTGAATGAAGTAGTAGACGAGAACACTGCTTGTGTACTACTTCAAAACCCAAACTTTTTTGGTGTTATAGAAGACGTTGATGAAGTGGGTCAAATAGCTCATGGCAAAAAAGCTATGTATGTATTAAGTGTAAATCCAATAACTTTGAGTGTACTAAAGTCTCCAGGAGAAGTAGGAGCAGATGTAGCTGTGGGAGATGCTCAGCCTTTAGGAAATGCATTAAACTATGGCGGACCATATGTAGGATTCTTAGCTATAAAATCAGGTTTAATAAGAAAAATGCCTGGTAGAGTAGTTGGTCAAACAGTAGATAGAGATGGAAATAGATGTTACTGTTTAACTCTTCAAACCAGAGAACAACATGTTAGACGTGAAAAAGCAACTTCAAATATATGCTCTAACCAAGGTTTGTGTGCATTAAACTCAGCAATTTATATGGCAACTATGGGTAAAAAAGGCTATGAGGAAGTAGCAATGCAAAATATACAAAAATCACATCATGCATATAAGAAAATAAGTAAAGGCGGAAAATTCCAGATACTATTTAAAGGAAAATTCTTCAATGAATTTGTGATGAAATCACCAATTGAAATAAAGGAACTAAATAAAAAATTGTTAGAGAATAATATACTTGGAGGATATGATTTAGGCAAAGATTATCCAGAATTGGCAGATTGCACTATGATTTGTGTAACTGAAAAAAGAAGTGCAGATGAAATAGATAAATTAATGAGAATTATGGAGGGAATGTAA
- the gcvPB gene encoding aminomethyl-transferring glycine dehydrogenase subunit GcvPB translates to MKEYNSLLIEISKEGRKAYSLPKLDVELTKLDEMLDHNMIKKTDLELPELSELDVVRHYTLLSNKNFGVDTGFYPLGSCTMKYNPKINEDMASLSKFTNMHPYQPVETSQGSLELMYNLSKMLCEITGMDEVTLQPSAGAHGEYTGLMMIRKYHESRGDLKRTKVIVPDSAHGTNPASANMAGFDIIEVESTKNGAVDINKLKEVLNDEVAALMLTNPSTLGLFERNIEEIANLVHEDGGLLYYDGANTNAIMGITRAGDMGFDVVHLNLHKTFAAPHGGGGPGSGPVGVKKDLIPYLPVPTIEKVDDKYILNYDKKDSIGKIKNYYGNFSVMVRSFAYILTMGKDGLKKASQMAVLNANYLKEKLKENYDLPIDEVCKHEFVLKGPHGEYNTMDIAKRMLDYGYHPPTVYFPLIIREAMMIEPTETESLETLDKFIEAMKSIAKEGRESPELLTSAPHNTIISRVDDARAVKKPILTWKNR, encoded by the coding sequence ATGAAAGAATATAATAGCTTATTAATTGAAATTTCCAAGGAAGGAAGAAAAGCTTATTCTCTTCCAAAACTAGACGTAGAACTTACAAAACTAGATGAAATGCTAGATCATAATATGATAAAGAAAACTGATTTAGAATTACCTGAATTAAGTGAGTTAGATGTAGTAAGACATTATACTTTATTATCAAATAAGAATTTCGGTGTGGATACAGGATTTTACCCTCTAGGATCTTGTACTATGAAGTATAATCCAAAAATAAATGAAGATATGGCTTCACTTAGCAAATTTACTAATATGCATCCTTATCAGCCAGTTGAAACATCACAAGGATCTTTAGAATTAATGTACAATTTATCAAAAATGTTATGTGAAATAACAGGAATGGATGAGGTAACTTTACAGCCTTCTGCAGGAGCACATGGAGAATATACAGGGCTTATGATGATAAGAAAATACCATGAAAGTAGAGGCGATTTAAAAAGAACTAAGGTTATAGTACCAGACTCTGCTCATGGAACAAATCCTGCCAGTGCAAATATGGCTGGGTTTGATATTATTGAAGTTGAATCAACTAAAAATGGAGCAGTTGATATAAATAAATTAAAAGAAGTACTAAATGATGAAGTAGCTGCATTAATGTTAACTAATCCAAGTACTCTAGGATTGTTTGAAAGAAATATAGAAGAAATAGCAAATCTAGTTCATGAAGATGGAGGACTTTTATATTACGATGGAGCAAATACAAATGCAATTATGGGAATAACTAGAGCAGGAGACATGGGATTTGATGTAGTTCACTTGAATTTACACAAAACATTTGCGGCACCTCATGGTGGTGGAGGGCCTGGAAGTGGTCCAGTAGGAGTAAAAAAAGATTTAATTCCTTATTTACCAGTGCCAACAATAGAAAAAGTAGATGATAAATATATATTAAATTATGATAAAAAGGACTCTATAGGAAAAATTAAAAATTACTATGGTAATTTTTCAGTAATGGTTAGATCTTTTGCATACATCTTAACTATGGGTAAAGATGGACTTAAAAAAGCAAGCCAAATGGCTGTTTTAAATGCAAATTATTTAAAAGAAAAGCTAAAAGAGAACTATGATTTGCCAATAGATGAAGTTTGTAAACATGAATTTGTATTAAAAGGACCTCATGGAGAATACAATACAATGGATATTGCAAAAAGAATGTTAGATTATGGCTATCATCCACCAACGGTTTACTTCCCATTAATAATTAGAGAAGCAATGATGATAGAACCAACTGAAACAGAAAGCTTGGAGACTTTAGATAAATTTATAGAAGCTATGAAATCCATAGCAAAAGAAGGAAGAGAGAGCCCAGAACTATTGACTTCAGCTCCTCATAACACTATTATTAGTAGAGTTGATGATGCAAGAGCAGTGAAAAAACCTATATTAACTTGGAAGAATAGATAA
- a CDS encoding winged helix-turn-helix transcriptional regulator, translated as MFKIDEIIYDCPVEALSNILGKKWVAVIIWEIKSEKIRFGELQRKIEGCSKKMLTQQLDLLINNKIVVKEKKTINNTMESTYYLSDSGLKLLPIMESMIHWSNSNLSCDKEHK; from the coding sequence ATGTTCAAAATAGATGAAATAATTTATGATTGTCCAGTAGAAGCTTTGTCTAATATATTAGGTAAAAAATGGGTTGCAGTTATAATCTGGGAGATAAAAAGTGAAAAAATAAGATTTGGAGAGCTACAAAGGAAAATAGAAGGTTGTAGCAAAAAAATGTTAACACAGCAATTAGATTTATTAATTAATAATAAAATAGTTGTAAAAGAGAAGAAAACTATAAATAACACTATGGAGTCTACTTATTATTTAAGTGATAGCGGATTAAAATTACTTCCTATTATGGAGAGTATGATTCATTGGAGTAACAGTAACTTATCTTGTGACAAAGAGCATAAGTAG
- a CDS encoding dihydrolipoyl dehydrogenase family protein codes for MINKYDAIIIGFGKGGKTLGADLGSKGLKVALIEKSKQMYGGTCINVACIPTKSLENQASKIRRHNLNDFNEMKLKYEQAIENKDALTKKLRMANYNKLDKNENITIFTGEASFVNENTVEVNTLNDEKIILEGEKIFINTGSKSFIPSIKGIENTQIVYTSKTLMNLKQLPKKITIIGAGFIGLEFAGIYSSFGSEVTIINTHDTILPKEDEDDVAEIVSILEKRGVKILNKVSIKEIIEENNVAKIQYTDGNEEKELISDIILVATGRKANIENLKLENAGVKLNDRGFIKVDNTLQTTTKNIWAIGDVNGGPQFTYISLDDYRIIVNHLFGDKTRKVSDRKNIPSALFLDPPFARVGLNIKQAKEKGHKILVAKMETENIPRAKQIGKTEGFIKIVIDKDTEEILGATIICDESSEMIHLLQLAIDMKVKYTYLRDRIYAHPTMTEGINDVLSPAMIKEI; via the coding sequence ATGATAAATAAATATGATGCTATAATAATAGGATTTGGAAAAGGTGGAAAAACTTTAGGTGCTGATTTAGGCAGTAAAGGTTTAAAAGTAGCTTTAATAGAAAAATCTAAACAAATGTACGGAGGAACTTGCATAAATGTGGCATGTATTCCTACTAAATCTTTAGAGAATCAAGCTAGTAAAATTAGAAGACACAATCTTAATGATTTTAATGAAATGAAATTAAAATATGAACAAGCCATAGAAAATAAAGACGCTTTAACAAAAAAGCTAAGAATGGCTAATTATAATAAATTAGATAAAAATGAAAACATAACAATATTTACGGGAGAGGCATCTTTTGTAAATGAAAATACTGTGGAAGTTAACACTTTAAATGATGAAAAAATAATATTAGAAGGTGAAAAAATATTTATAAATACAGGTTCTAAGTCTTTTATACCAAGTATAAAAGGTATTGAAAACACTCAAATAGTTTATACGAGTAAAACTTTAATGAATTTAAAACAATTGCCTAAAAAAATAACTATAATAGGGGCTGGATTTATAGGACTAGAATTTGCAGGTATTTATAGTTCTTTTGGTAGTGAAGTGACAATAATAAATACTCATGATACTATTCTTCCTAAAGAAGATGAAGACGATGTAGCTGAAATAGTAAGTATACTTGAGAAAAGAGGAGTTAAGATATTAAATAAAGTTTCAATTAAAGAGATAATAGAAGAAAATAATGTTGCAAAAATACAGTACACTGATGGAAATGAAGAAAAGGAATTAATAAGTGATATAATTTTAGTGGCAACAGGAAGAAAAGCAAATATAGAAAACCTTAAACTTGAAAATGCAGGTGTAAAACTAAATGATAGAGGATTTATAAAAGTAGATAACACTTTGCAAACTACGACAAAAAACATATGGGCAATTGGAGATGTAAATGGGGGGCCTCAATTTACTTATATTTCTCTAGATGACTATCGTATAATTGTAAATCATTTATTTGGAGATAAAACTAGAAAAGTCAGTGATAGAAAAAATATACCTAGTGCCTTATTTCTAGATCCTCCTTTTGCTAGAGTAGGATTAAATATTAAACAAGCAAAAGAAAAAGGGCACAAAATTTTAGTAGCAAAAATGGAAACGGAAAATATTCCTCGAGCAAAACAAATAGGAAAAACAGAAGGTTTTATTAAAATAGTTATAGATAAAGATACAGAAGAGATTTTAGGTGCAACTATCATATGTGATGAATCTAGTGAAATGATTCATCTACTACAATTAGCAATAGATATGAAAGTAAAATACACATATTTAAGAGATAGAATTTATGCACATCCAACTATGACAGAAGGTATAAACGATGTATTATCACCGGCTATGATAAAAGAAATATAG
- a CDS encoding calcium/sodium antiporter, with amino-acid sequence MSFLLLIIGFFFLIKGADLFVEGASSIAKKFNVPAMVIGLTIVAMGTSAPEAAVSITSSLAGQNDMSVANVVGSNFFNILVVLGVSAIIAKLPVQKGTIKKDAPFLLLVSALLLLFGLNLNISRIEGLILLAVFAYFLIDTVKSAKKSSQETANEAATTMDVEVAGQSSMPKTILLSIIGVVGIVLGGDMVVDSATDIATSFGMSANLVGLTIVAIGTSLPEFVTSVVAIKKGETEIAIGNVIGSNIFNILLVLGLATTISPITISAFALIDVIFMVAITVLLYFFMKKDNSLVKSQGIIFLILYVAYMAYTIMR; translated from the coding sequence ATGTCATTTTTACTTTTAATTATAGGTTTCTTTTTTCTTATAAAAGGAGCTGATTTATTCGTGGAAGGGGCATCATCTATAGCAAAAAAATTTAATGTTCCTGCCATGGTTATAGGACTTACAATTGTTGCCATGGGAACAAGTGCACCAGAAGCAGCTGTAAGTATTACATCATCATTAGCTGGACAAAATGATATGAGTGTAGCTAATGTTGTTGGATCAAACTTTTTCAACATACTTGTAGTTCTTGGTGTTTCAGCAATAATCGCTAAACTACCAGTTCAAAAAGGTACAATAAAAAAAGATGCACCTTTTTTACTATTAGTTAGTGCTTTGCTATTACTATTTGGATTAAATTTAAATATTAGTAGAATAGAAGGATTAATACTACTAGCTGTATTTGCATATTTTTTAATTGATACAGTAAAGTCTGCTAAAAAAAGTAGTCAAGAAACTGCTAACGAGGCTGCAACAACTATGGATGTAGAAGTTGCTGGACAATCATCTATGCCAAAAACTATTTTGCTAAGTATAATTGGTGTTGTTGGTATAGTATTAGGTGGAGATATGGTTGTTGATTCTGCTACTGACATAGCAACATCTTTTGGAATGAGTGCTAACTTAGTTGGATTAACAATAGTTGCTATTGGTACATCGTTACCTGAATTTGTAACATCTGTTGTGGCAATAAAAAAAGGTGAAACAGAAATAGCAATAGGAAACGTTATAGGATCTAACATATTTAACATCTTATTAGTTTTAGGATTGGCTACTACTATAAGTCCTATAACTATAAGTGCCTTTGCCTTAATAGATGTAATATTCATGGTTGCTATAACTGTACTTTTATACTTCTTTATGAAAAAAGACAATTCACTTGTAAAATCACAAGGTATTATATTCCTTATATTATACGTAGCTTATATGGCTTATACTATTATGAGATAA
- a CDS encoding response regulator transcription factor: protein MEKEHILVVEDDDDINNLIAKTLQKQEYRVTQAFSGSEANLRLSMDKFHLVMLDLMLPGITGEELIKEIREKQDMPIIVISAKTSLEDKVNVLDLGADDYLTKPFELEEILARVNSQLRRYRKFGNAVNYNLENKDGYKFKELVLNEQSRTVKIRNENLSLTNHEFDILYILIKNPDKVYSREALYELVWKSGYYGEDNSVNVHVSNIRKKIKEVEKEEEYIKTVWGIGFKLNNNQ, encoded by the coding sequence ATGGAGAAAGAACATATTTTAGTAGTTGAGGACGATGATGATATAAATAATCTTATTGCTAAAACACTGCAAAAACAAGAATATAGAGTTACTCAAGCTTTTTCTGGAAGTGAAGCTAATCTTCGTTTGTCTATGGATAAGTTTCATTTAGTAATGTTAGATTTAATGTTACCAGGAATCACAGGAGAAGAATTAATAAAAGAAATTAGAGAAAAACAAGACATGCCTATTATAGTTATTTCAGCAAAAACTTCCTTGGAAGATAAAGTTAATGTATTAGATTTAGGTGCAGATGATTATTTAACCAAACCATTTGAACTAGAAGAGATATTAGCTCGAGTAAATTCTCAGCTAAGAAGATATAGAAAATTTGGAAATGCGGTTAATTATAACTTGGAAAATAAAGATGGATACAAATTTAAAGAATTAGTATTAAATGAACAATCTAGAACAGTTAAGATTAGGAATGAAAATCTTTCTTTGACTAATCATGAGTTTGATATTTTATATATTTTAATAAAAAATCCAGATAAGGTTTATTCAAGAGAAGCCTTATACGAATTAGTATGGAAAAGTGGCTATTATGGAGAAGACAATTCTGTAAATGTGCATGTGAGTAATATAAGAAAGAAAATAAAAGAAGTAGAAAAAGAAGAGGAATACATAAAAACAGTTTGGGGTATAGGATTTAAATTAAATAATAATCAATAA